A genomic segment from Torulaspora delbrueckii CBS 1146 chromosome 3, complete genome encodes:
- the TDEL0C06450 gene encoding uncharacterized protein (similar to Saccharomyces cerevisiae TFS1 (YLR178C); ancestral locus Anc_1.56): MNAYSFTQATSEALSQHDILKDVLHDPQFKAWGVLAAEYSKDAPVAMGNTLSVEKTQLKPVIQFTLNPEEKSPKVHDKDLFTLVVTDPDAPSRTDKKWSEYCHYVEADLKVLDHSATSSASHVSEPQFVSAELKNGTVLQQYQGPAPPKGTGKHRYVFVLYKQPDGVTGKQFTTIKDRPNWGFGEPATGVHRWATENKLEPVSVNFFYAETK; the protein is encoded by the coding sequence ATGAACGCTTACAGTTTCACCCAGGCCACTTCAGAGGCCCTCTCTCAACATGATATTCTAAAAGATGTGCTTCACGACCCTCAATTCAAAGCTTGGGGTGTCTTGGCTGCAGAATATTCTAAAGATGCCCCAGTCGCTATGGGGAACACCCTTTCTGTCGAGAAGACACAGCTAAAACCAGTAATTCAGTTCACTTTGAACCCAGAGGAAAAATCGCCAAAGGTTCATGATAAAGATTTGTTCACTCTAGTAGTGACGGACCCTGACGCTCCATCTAGAACCGACAAGAAATGGTCCGAGTACTGTCATTATGTTGAAGCAGATCTGAAAGTTCTCGACCATTCAGctacttcttctgcttctcACGTTAGTGAACCTCAATTTGTAAGCGCAGAGCTAAAAAACGGTACTGTCTTGCAACAGTACCAAGGTCCTGCTCCTCCAAAGGGCACCGGGAAACACCGCTATGTGTTTGTGTTATATAAGCAGCCAGATGGTGTTACAGGTAAACAATTCACTACTATCAAGGATAGACCTAACTGGGGTTTTGGTGAACCTGCTACGGGTGTACACCGCTGGGCTACGGAGAACAAGTTAGAACCTGTCTctgtcaatttcttctatGCAGAAACTAAATGA
- the TDEL0C06460 gene encoding PSP1 family protein (similar to Saccharomyces cerevisiae PSP1 (YDR505C) and YLR177W; ancestral locus Anc_1.55) gives MTAELPSINSTTSISDNVDLRNYYDNLLFKNNSGKSLTDLPRKAAAAHGKNAHALSNEVTPSNRERESSKEEKKVDFITGFDNPHPLRTAASHRLPFNSFQMTPSNSEPIPPTASQSAAQSQNPFHSQQQTIFNMTNPMPMMFQGNESANVPQFAFDFDRNNDYYSGNLAHNFNSNSMLSPLSSSEAPFYENQLQHQPLLQQSHLHSQEPLSGARRSSYISDTLIHGHVGSLPEPQAVGAFNNQGRKQTTFLSAQMAPPTTAPAAPYNNMAPQNHSQRRNTQPVIAMGAPSTAPYNQTQGVNNGMRNGYLDYSKQQQQQQQQQQQQQHQPKQQSKDGEVMLENGLVLLNAHQIVSSADLQALYADCGSNYFSSPLVFEFTDHIKSMLSSDDTRDDKKSRAISKFLAFLKSCNLNYNPQSDAFTSEKQFSKSPIERKSGLVDDGNHGKSSEKRSSSTSSYLHYKPLVLVALKNGKLELLSTPQNTNLLMKRGDLVIIDGDRGKDLALVVEPTVDLDLALFVNFLKKKIHFDSLITSKSQHHVNSTFVQALIDSTRGQNEELNSKLYDVIELTQLIVPSKQVLRFATPWEVTTNLHNKFQDELKALHIAQLKLRSLNSGFTHHHHHNGSNSHSNGMPPASGGYSRPQLNIKILNAEFQFDRKKLTFYYVCEERNDFRELIKELFKFYKTRIWLCAIPNNLGIDSKYYDSQRKELKMYQEMMQHYAVDDLSDANAQQGGGFIIAPALNMIELDNFQIGVYRELVNELFD, from the coding sequence ATGACGGCCGAGTTACCTTCCATTAATAGCACCACCAGTATATCGGATAATGTGGATTTGCGGAACTACTACGATAATTTGTTGTTTAAGAATAATAGTGGAAAATCTTTGACGGATTTACCGAGGaaagctgctgctgctcaTGGTAAGAATGCACATGCTCTGAGCAATGAAGTGACTCCGAGTAATAGAGAGCGCGAGTCGAGTaaagaggagaagaaagttgattttATTACAGGGTTTGATAATCCACATCCTCTTCGTACTGCAGCGTCACATAGACTGCCTTTCAATTCATTTCAGATGACTCCATCAAACTCTGAACCTATACCTCCTACTGCAAGCCAATCTGCAGCTCAGTCGCAGAACCCATTCCATTCCCAACAACAGACAATTTTTAATATGACCAACCCGATGCCTATGATGTTCCAGGGCAACGAATCTGCTAATGTTCCGCAGTTTGCgtttgattttgatagaAATAACGACTACTATTCCGGCAATTTGGCACATAATTTCAACTCGAACTCCATGTTGTCGCCtttgagttcttcagaGGCACCATTTTACGAAAATCAACTACAGCATCAACCGCTACTTCAACAAAGCCATTTACACTCACAGGAGCCACTTTCTGGTGCCAGAAGATCATCATATATCTCGGACACATTGATTCACGGCCATGTGGGATCCCTACCTGAACCTCAGGCCGTTGGTGCTTTCAATAaccaaggaagaaaacaGACTACTTTCTTGTCTGCTCAAATGGCTCCACCAACTACCGCACCTGCAGCTCCGTACAATAATATGGCTCCGCAAAACCATTCACAGCGTAGAAACACCCAACCTGTCATTGCAATGGGAGCTCCTTCTACAGCCCCATACAATCAGACTCAAGGTGTCAACAACGGGATGCGGAATGGTTATCTGGATTACTCgaagcagcaacaacagcaacaacagcaacaacagcaacaacaacaccaaCCAAAACAGCAATCCAAGGATGGGGAGGTTATGTTGGAGAACGGTTTAGTACTTTTGAATGCACATCAAATTGTCTCTTCGGCGGATTTACAAGCACTTTACGCAGATTGCGGGTCAAACTATTTTTCTAGTCCACTTGTGTTTGAGTTCACAGACCATATCAAATCGATGCTCTCATCAGATGATACTCGCGACGACAAGAAGAGTCGAGCCATTTCGAAATTCTTGGCATTCTTAAAAAGTTGTAATTTGAACTACAACCCACAGTCGGATGCGTTCACTTCGGAGAAgcaattttcaaagagtccCATCGAGAGAAAGTCTGGTTTAGTGGATGACGGAAACCATGGGAAGTCTTCAGAGAAGAGATCCAGCTCTACCTCGTCATACCTACACTATAAACCACTCGTTCTTGTGGCATTAAAGAACGGTAAACTGGAACTTCTATCAACCCCACAAAATACCAAtctcttgatgaaaaggGGTGATTTGGTGATTATCGATGGTGATCGTGGTAAAGACCTGGCTCTTGTGGTAGAGCCTACAGTCGATCTGGATTTGGCCCTTTTTgttaatttcttgaagaagaaaatacaCTTTGACTCGCTCATCACCAGCAAATCTCAGCACCATGTCAACAGCACTTTTGTTCAGGCACTGATAGACTCTACGCGTGGTCAAAACGAAGAACTTAACTCGAAACTGTATGACGTGATAGAATtaactcaattgattgttCCCTCGAAACAGGTACTCAGATTCGCAACACCCTGGGAGGTCACAACCAATTTGCACAACAAGTTCCAGGATGAACTGAAAGCATTGCACATTGCCCAACTCAAATTGAGATCATTAAACAGCGGGTTCACCCACCATCACCACCACAATGGATCCAACAGTCACTCGAACGGCATGCCACCTGCTTCGGGCGGATACTCGCGCCCACAACTAAACATCAAGATTCTCAATGCAGAGTTCCAATTCGACCGTAAGAAGCTCACTTTTTATTACGTGTGTGAAGAGCGTAACGATTTCCGTGAGctcatcaaagaacttttcaaattctacAAGACGAGAATCTGGCTCTGTGCGATTCCAAATAACCTTGGGATCGATTCTAAATACTACGATTCTCAACGTAAAGAACTCAAGATGTACCAAGAAATGATGCAGCACTACGCCGTGGACGATCTTTCGGACGCCAATGCGCAACAGGGCGGTGGGTTCATCATCGCCCCCGCGCTGAACATGATCGAACTGGACAATTTCCAAATAGGCGTCTACCGCGAGCTGGTTAACGAACTGTTTGACTGA
- the GMC1 gene encoding putative oxidoreductase (similar to Saccharomyces cerevisiae YDR506C; ancestral locus Anc_1.54): MLQTILLIVVLLQIREALSTPTGASEGIEQVLLFDVSSAENPKGRRIISINGHQDTYGPTIRAKIGDTIKLNLKNSICSPAEIQLSETDSLWKDYCDTALHFHGLAPIGNVNDGVPELIQAGIKTGENYWYNFTIPENACGTFWYHSHSTVQYGDGLRGTIIVDCPEFMSLTNDILQSLNSKAEIEAGPLALIEGQSIATGDTVQEQVIALSDWYNDSDLDVLHDKVMTYDGTTDPRIDGSLINGSQDDNLEFVLGKDTQVLVLRIINTGMSGTQVLNLAGHQLVIMETDGILVKPYVVETLSMAVGQRVTVVVKLNDDVKSGKSALKLTNGCNKMMGYIEKTAWFVKEGGQNIRDENHTKIKNLPGLNKNEMYQQLEPTDSSGIHGLWDNAAVQRIELDYAYHSDEATVNEYGTGMYKVNGKTFGEFFEHPIKLKGGQIAEVVINSIDHMRHPWHLHGQPFQVVSIGEGHEGPLRAESPDNSASRKYKKDIQYWQENRQTPMTRDSINIPGSSYAALRIKADLPGLWLLHCHIDWHIAKGLGVVLEVAPQLDEERPVSTPTEAAAPIEHQEPPRHRIRVLIIYFLIMLAINGALYWLLM, from the coding sequence ATGTTACAAACTATTCTTTTAATTGTCGTCCTACTGCAAATTCGAGAGGCACTGAGTACACCCACTGGAGCAAGTGAAGGTATCGAACAAGTTCTGCTTTTTGATGTATCAAGTGCTGAAAACCCCAAAGGGAGACGAATAATATCGATCAATGGTCACCAAGATACTTATGGACCGACAATTAGAGCTAAGATAGGTGACACAATCAAgttaaatttgaaaaattcaatatgTTCACCAGCAGAGATACAACTGAGCGAGACAGATTCTCTTTGGAAGGATTACTGTGACACAGCACTTCATTTCCATGGGCTGGCTCCTATAGGGAATGTGAATGATGGTGTTCCAGAGTTAATACAAGCGGGCATCAAAACAGGCGAGAATTATTGGTACAACTTTACGATTCCAGAGAATGCTTGCGGAACCTTTTGGTATCACTCACACTCCACCGTGCAATATGGGGATGGACTTCGTGGTACTATAATTGTGGATTGCCCCGAGTTTATGTCGCTGACCAATGATATATTGCAAAGCTTGAATAGCAAGGCGGAAATTGAAGCAGGTCCCCTGGCGTTGATAGAGGGTCAATCAATAGCAACGGGAGATACAGTACAGGAACAAGTGATAGCGTTATCCGACTGGTACAATGATTCTGATCTAGATGTCCTGCATGACAAAGTGATGACTTACGATGGGACTACGGACCCACGCATAGACGGGTCCTTAATCAATGGCTCACAAGATGACAACCTCGAATTCGTCCTTGGTAAGGATACACAAGTGCTGGTACTGCGGATTATCAACACTGGAATGTCCGGGACCCAGGTCTTGAACTTAGCCGGGCACCAGCTAGTTATCATGGAGACTGATGGCATACTTGTTAAGCCTTATGTTGTAGAGACTCTCAGTATGGCAGTTGGACAAAGGGTCACTGTAGTTGTGAAGCTGAATGACGATGTAAAAAGTGGCAAATCTGCGCTTAAGCTGACAAACGGCTGCAACAAGATGATGGGCTacattgaaaagacagCATGGTTTGTCAAGGAAGGAGGCCAAAATATCAGAGACGAGAATCATACGAAAATAAAGAATCTGCCGGGGCTGAATAAGAACGAAATGTATCAACAGTTAGAGCCCACGGACAGCAGTGGGATTCACGGCCTTTGGGATAACGCAGCTGTGCAACGAATCGAACTGGACTATGCCTACCATTCTGACGAGGCAACAGTCAACGAGTACGGTACTGGGATGTACAAAGTGAATGGCAAGACGTTCGGCGAATTTTTCGAGCACCCAATCAAGCTGAAAGGCGGCCAAATAGCAGAGGTTGTCATCAACTCCATCGACCACATGAGGCACCCATGGCACTTACACGGGCAGCCATTCCAAGTAGTTTCAATAGGTGAGGGACATGAGGGCCCACTCCGGGCCGAATCCCCCGACAACAGCGCTAGTCGCAAGTACAAGAAGGATATACAATACTGGCAAGAAAATCGACAAACCCCAATGACTAGAGACAGCATTAACATTCCAGGCAGCTCATATGCAGCTCTTAGAATCAAAGCTGATTTGCCTGGGTTATGGCTCCTCCACTGTCATATCGACTGGCATATAGCGAAAGGTCTTGGTGTTGTCTTAGAAGTTGCGCCACAGCTCGACGAAGAAAGGCCTGTTTCGACTCCAACCGAGGCAGCAGCACCAATTGAGCATCAGGAACCTCCCAGACATCGTATCAGAGTCCTGATCATTTACTTCCTCATCATGTTGGCCATCAATGGCGCTCTATACTGGTTACTGATGTAA
- the TDEL0C06480 gene encoding uncharacterized protein (Ty like retrotransposon) has protein sequence MENHMFRFNFQDDLDKITYFSDFLEGEAAQWYFALTRSGTRNSTFNEFLVRFQRKYYNSNAIDDVMDRMFNCCQTSSLITYNQEFGELASALPTDLFNERTRLNKYVNGLKPELKRMVRTFQPETLEDAMNIATNMAETPNSFKQTTRTSTLPYGASSYEPMEVDSIQTEPIEVDAIYKDLKNPRRQKLSSQERQLLMKLGICFRCRAGQHRANQCPNAVLPDSPEINCTLVQPLKITKSKKLTNTKAHLAPLIGNRKEIETIHEGNPIRLLLDTGAATSLISSVRAKTLRLQTYDTDPVTIRGATTNAQGIPCTQAAVFTFFHNVKRYDVPVYVGDQLHTDIIIGNPILDLYPELGLPDKMSPTTDTKTTDPKTPMKPTKPQRFWKSKPTRTPEKSQKLGQPKLPQLNHESSLPIDLIYTEDDRQVLKTRKKDHRSLNGYIIRVEAIDAQTPNHHDASSFHRLPPSLQAKYRHTVRNDLPRTALEMKEVSHEIDLKADARIPCIPPYRRTPKEEDQIVTIVNDLLEKGFIEPSKSPYSSPVVLVKKKDGSFRLCVDYRVLNEATIKDPFPLPRIEVLLAKIGKASIFSTLDLHSGYHQIPVKPEDVPKTAFTTHNGKYQYRVMPFGLVNAPSTFSRYMADIFRDLPFVLVYLDDILVISTSEKQHIEHLNTVLGRLQEHQLIAKEKKCQFLQTEVEFLGYHISEHCIRPIKGKCDAIHAIPPCKSIKDAQRFLGMINYYRRFIPHCSTIAHPLIDYAAKKTPWTTLQTNAFNELKRLLVAAPLLVPFCTEHSYRLTTDASKSGLGAVLEQMEGKKVVGVVGYFSKSLQGAQNNYPAGELELLGIIESLRHFKYLLHGKRFTLRTDHISLLALKNKTEPSIRLARWLDELAEYEIDLEYLKGPDNVVADTLSRNVPISSLATIPTLDPSTWSADIKNDVDLAAVRFALGGNSSHFDSLPKEIQRRVIRLRRSPQSTAKYGIERGTLYYEGRLCVPHHRQNEVLAVYHDHGLFGGHYGETITYQKIANKFYWPRMMASIRKYVKSCMQCQIMKNSSHQSQGLLLPLPVPKGRWLDISMDFATDLPTTQSGHDIILIVVCRFSKRAHLIPCAKTLDARGVIDLLYRFIFAYHGFPKTITSDRDTRLTAKLFREFTDRLGIKLTMSSSNHPQTDGQSERSIQTLNRLLRTYTNADHGLWDVLLPQIEYVYNSTPSQSSRLTPFEVDCGYIPMEPTINTETEISARSFGAVALTRHLKTITTLAKDALAIAQQRQEANHNRGRKKIGFKIGELVLLHRDAYHNTGRYWKAQPFFVGPFSVIKKINENAYELDLPITSKKHRVFNVKWLKKFIIREGTFYEQPPITGFARLRKCKTSQQ, from the exons ATGGAGAATCATATGTTTCGTTTTAACTTCCAGGACGATCTCGACAAGATAACCTACTTCTCGGATTTCCTAGAAGGCGAAGCCGCTCAATGGTATTTCGCACTTACTCGAAGTGGCACCCGCAACTCAACGTTCAATGAATTTCTGGTACGCTTTCAACGTAAGTACTACAACAGCAATGCCATCGACGATGTCATGGATAGGATGTTCAACTGTTGCCAAACATCATCCCTGATCACCTACAATCAAGAATTCGGGGAGTTAGCCTCCGCACTCCCTACAGACTTATTCAACGAAAGAACCAGATTGAACAAGTACGTGAATGGCCTCAAACCAGAGCTTAAAAGGATGGTCCGGACCTTTCAACCCGAGACCCTTGAGGACGCAATGAATATAGCTACAAACATGGCAGAAACACCTAACTCGTTCAAGCAAACGACACGTACCTCAACCTTACCATATGGAGCGAGTTCATACGAACCAATGGAAGTTGATTCCATACAGACAGAACCCATCGAGGTCGATGCTATCTACAAAGACCTCAAGAATCCCCGCAGACAAAAACTATCCTCTCAAGAGCGCcaacttttgatgaaactcGGGATCTGCTTCAGATGTAGAGCAGGCCAACATAGGGCCAATCAGTGCCCAAATGCG GTTCTCCCTGATTCCCCAGAAATCAATTGTACATTAGTTCagccattgaaaattacaaaatcaaaaaaattgacaaaCACGAAAGCCCACTTAGCACCACTAATTGGAAATCGTAAGGAAATCGAGACTATTCATGAGGGAAACCCTATACGGTTACTTCTAGATACCGGTGCTGCCACTTCACTGATCTCGTCAGTCCGCGCCAAAACATTAAGATTACAGACTTACGATACAGACCCGGTCACAATCAGGGGTGCAACCACGAACGCCCAAGGCATACCCTGCACTCAGGCAGCTGTATTCACGTTCTTCCATAATGTGAAACGCTATGACGTACCAGTCTACGTCGGCGACCAACTACACACCGATATTATCATCGGGAACCCAATTCTCGATTTGTACCCGGAGCTAGGACTGCCAGACAAGATGAGCCCAACCACAGATACCAAGACCACGGACCCAAAGACACCAATGAAACCAACGAAACCACAGAGATTCTGGAAATCCAAGCCCACACGGACACCAGAGAAATCACAGAAGCTTGGTCAACCCAAACTACCTCAACTAAACCATGAAAGTTCCCTACCCATTGACTTAATCTACACCGAGGACGACCGACAAGTGCTTAAAACGCGGAAGAAGGACCATCGAAGCCTCAACGGCTATATCATCCGTGTTGAAGCAATCGACGCCCAAACACCGAACCACCACGACGCAAGTTCGTTCCACCGATTACCGCCATCCTTGCAAGCGAAATACAGGCACACAGTCAGAAACGATCTGCCACGGACCGCGCTTGAAATGAAAGAGGTCTCCCATGAGATCGACCTGAAAGCAGATGCTAGAATACCCTGTATACCTCCATATAGGAGAACGCCTAAGGAGGAGGACCAGATAGTGACCATAGTGAATGACTTACTTGAAAAAGGCTTCATAGAACCATCAAAGAGCCCTTACAGCTCCCCTGTGgtgctggtgaagaaaaaagacGGCTCCTTCCGCCTGTGCGTTGATTATCGGGTTCTCAACGAAGCCACCATCAAAGACCCCTTCCCACTCCCAAGAATTGAGGTCTTACTTGCAAAGATCGGAAAGGCTTCCATATTCTCAACACTAGACCTCCACTCAGgatatcatcaaattccGGTAAAGCCAGAAGATGTACCCAAGACAGCTTTCACGACCCACAATGGCAAATACCAGTATCGAGTGATGCCTTTCGGGCTAGTCAATGCCCCGTCAACTTTCTCACGATATATGGCAGACATATTCCGCGATTTGCCATTCGTCCTGGTTTACCTTGATGATATTCTAGTGATATCAACATCTGAAAAACAACACATTGAACATTTAAACACAGTTTTAGGACGCCTCCAAGAACACCAACTCATCGCTAAGGAAAAGAAATGTCAATTCTTACAAACCGAAGTGGAATTTCTAGGCTACCACATCTCCGAACATTGTATCCGGCCAATAAAAGGTAAGTGTGACGCCATTCATGCTATACCACCGTGCAAGTCAATAAAAGATGCACAACGTTTTCTCGGTATGATTAACTACTACCGAAGATTCATACCGCATTGTTCGACAATCGCTCACCCGTTAATTGACTATGCAGCTAAGAAAACGCCATGGACTACATTGCAGACAAACGCCTTTaatgagttgaagagactgTTGGTTGCAGCCCCTTTGCTTGTCCCATTCTGCACCGAACATTCGTACCGACTCACTACCGATGCTAGTAAATCAGGACTAGGAGCTGTGTTAGAACAAATGGAGGGCAAGAAAGTCGTCGGCGTTGTAGGCTATTTCTCGAAATCCTTGCAAGGAGCACAGAACAACTACCCAGCCGGTGAACTGGAATTGTTAGGtatcattgaaagtttACGTCATTTCAAATACTTGCTCCACGGAAAGCGATTTACACTAAGAACGGACCATATATCCTTGCTAGCGCTGAAAAATAAAACTGAGCCTTCGATTCGACTAGCGAGATGGCTAGACGAATTAGCCGAATATGAAATTGATCTAGAATACCTCAAAGGCCCTGATAATGTTGTAGCTGATACGTTGTCTAGAAATGTACCCATCAGCAGTCTAGCTACAATCCCTACCTTGGACCCATCAACATGGAGTGCGGACATTAAGAACGATGTCGACCTAGCAGCCGTTCGATTTGCTCTAGGAGGAAACAGCTCTCACTTCGACTCTCTGCCAAAAGAAATACAGCGTCGAGTGATACGCCTAAGAAGGTCTCCACAAAGTACAGCCAAGTATGGGATTGAAAGAGGTACTTTATACTACGAAGGACGATTGTGCGTCCCTCACCACAGGCAAAATGAAGTTTTAGCGGTATACCATGACCACGGACTATTTGGTGGACATTATGGAGAAACGATTACCTATCAAAAGATAGCGAACAAGTTTTACTGGCCGAGAATGATGGCGTCCATCAGGAAATATGTCAAGAGCTGCATGCAATGCCAAATCATGAAGAACTCATCTCACCAGTCACAAGGCTTGCTGCTGCCACTGCCAGTTCCCAAAGGCAGATGGTTAGACATATCGATGGACTTTGCCACGGACTTACCAACAACGCAATCCGGTCACGACATTATCCTTATAGTAGTGTGCCGATTCTCTAAAAGAGCCCACCTTATCCCATGTGCCAAGACACTAGATGCCCGAGGAGTAATCGACCTACTGTACCGGTTTATTTTCGCCTATCATGGGTTCCCAAAAACGATCACATCCGATCGAGACACACGTCTAACGGCCAAACTCTTTCGTGAATTTACAGACCGTCTTGGGATCAAGCTCACGATGTCATCATCTAATCACCCTCAGACTGACGGTCAGTCTGAGCGCTCGATTCAGACCCTCAACCGTTTACTGCGAACATATACCAACGCCGACCACGGACTATGGGATGTACTGCTACCTCAGATCGAATATGTGTACAACTCCACACCATCCCAATCCTCCAGATTGACCCCCTTCGAAGTAGACTGCGGCTATATCCCCATGGAACCCACCATAAATACTGAAACCGAAATCTCAGCCAGATCCTTCGGAGCAGTGGCACTGACCAGACACTTGAAAACTATTACTACCCTAGCCAAAGACGCACTGGCAATCGCGCAACAGCGACAAGAGGCGAATCACAACAGAGggaggaagaaaattgGTTTTAAAATAGGTGAGCTCGTCCTCCTGCATAGAGATGCGTACCATAACACAGGACGCTATTGGAAGGCTCAGCCCTTCTTCGTAGGCCCATTTTCagtgatcaagaaaatcAACGAGAACGCATATGAATTGGACTTACCAATAACATCTAAGAAGCATCGAGTTTTCAACGTTAAGTGGCtgaaaaagttcatcatACGAGAAGGGACGTTCTACGAACAGCCACCAATCACAGGTTTTGCGCGCCTCAGAAAATGCAAGACATCACAGCAATAG